In bacterium, the sequence ACCTTGAAAAAATGCCGCCTGTGCAGGTAAAGTTTTGCAATGATCCGACACCATTACGACAAACATTTTTCGCCTTTCCACGGTTTTCCTTCCGTTCACCCTGCCCAGTATCTTTTGACCCCCTTCCGGATCGTCCGAGAATCCAGAGTCGGTGGTAATGACATCGTAAAATCCGCTTTCCAGACGACCCAGAGCTTCGGCAAAATGAGAGCAGGTTTGCACTGAATAGCCCAATCGTTGCAGAACAAACAGGATTTGTTGCGCTACGGCCGGATCCGATTCACAAACAAGCGCGCGCTTTTCGCTGTATTCCAATGCATTGACTTGCGATGCTTGTGAAGAATGTCCTACGAGCGTAACTAAAGAGAGCAATATATCTTTTCGGACATCTTCCAGTTGTTTCTTCACTGCGGCTTCCATTTCCGGCTTCCATTGTTCCCATGAAGAGGACTCAGCAGAGGCTTTCTCAGGGGTTTTGACGGCATCGCTTCCTGATGGCATGTTTACTTGAAAAACTTTCTTGCAGTTAGGACATTTTACGTTGAAGGTTGGGGAAGGAATCTTTGCTTTATCAATTTGGAACGTATGGCCACAATCATTACATGTAAGATTCATCGTTTTGTCCTACAAAACATAAACCCGCGCAGCTTCACGCGTTTCGGCAAAGGAATCACCGGTTGCCAGTTTCTGCAAGAGAGGTAAGGATACCTCCGACGCTAGATCCCCCAGCACTTTGACGGCCGCATTCCTTT encodes:
- a CDS encoding zinc-ribbon domain-containing protein; amino-acid sequence: MNLTCNDCGHTFQIDKAKIPSPTFNVKCPNCKKVFQVNMPSGSDAVKTPEKASAESSSWEQWKPEMEAAVKKQLEDVRKDILLSLVTLVGHSSQASQVNALEYSEKRALVCESDPAVAQQILFVLQRLGYSVQTCSHFAEALGRLESGFYDVITTDSGFSDDPEGGQKILGRVNGRKTVERRKMFVVMVSDHCKTLPAQAAFFQGVNISVHKSDLRNFERLIQDGIRQFSEMYGTYYMMLEESADRL